CGGCGATGCACAGAGCGTTGCAGCCGGCGCGCGTCACCGGCCCCAGGCACAGGGTGCCGTGCTCGAAGGTGCAGGGATATTCGCCGAGCTTGCACTCGACGCACACCGCGTAGGCGGGCAGTTCCGGCGTGCGCCCCACCAGCAGAGCCTGGAGCAGGCCGAGAAATTCGCGGCCGTCGATGGGACAGCCGGGCACCCGCGCATCCACCGCGACAAAGCATTCGAGCGGTCGCGGCAGGCGCTCCTCAATGCCCGCCACCACGCGGCCGAAGGCGCTTTGTCCCAATTCTTCCGGAGCGCAAAAATGGCTCAGGGCGTTGACCCCGGCGTTGTCGGCGCAGGCGCCCAGGGCCACCAGGGTGGCGCTTCGCTCGCGGATGGCGCGCAGGCGCTCGGCCTCGGCGGCCGTGGCGATGCTGCCTTCGACAAAGGCGATGTCCAGGTCCGCGGCCGGCGCCGTCATGATTTCGCGAAACTCCACGATCTCCACCAGTTCCAGCAATTCGAGGAATTCCTCTTCGAGATTGAGGATGCTGAGCTGGCAGCCCTCGCAGCCGGTGAAATCGAAAAAACCGACGCGCGGCTTCATCGCTCGATGGCCTCCTTGAGGTGCTTGACCCGCGCATAGGGAAAGATCGGCCCGCTCTCGCACACGCAGATGTCGTTGATGCGGCACTTGCCGCACTTGCCCAGGCCGCACTTCATGTGGCGCTCCAGGTTGAGGAACAGGTGATCCTCGGCGATCCCCAGGCGAAACAGCAGCGGATTGAGGGAGCGGTACATGCGCGCCGGGCCCGAGACCGCCACGGTGGTGCGTTCGGGCACGACATCGAGATCCTTGAACAGATGGGTGATGTCGCCGCGCGTCACCACCCAGGGATTATCGCCGTTGACCGCCGCGAAGCGGCAGTCGATCTCGCCGCCGCGATGCCAGGCAAGCAGCTCGTCGGCAAACAAGTAATGGCCGACGGAGCGCGCGCCGTAGAGCAGCAGCACCCGGCCGAAGCGCTCGCGTTGCGCCAGAATCCCCAGCAGCAACGAGCGCAACGTGATCAGCCCCATGCCGCCCGCCACCAGCAGCACATCGCGCCCGACGAAGCTCTCCAGGGGATAGCCGTTGCCGAAGGGGCCGCGCACCCCCACCGTATCGCCGGGCTTGAGGCGGTGCATGGCCTGGGTCAGGGTGCCCGCGGCGCGCACCACCACATCGACTTCCGCGCCGACGACGGGTGCCGAGGCGATGGTGAAGGGCGCCTCGCCCAAGCCGAACACGCTGATTTCGAGAAATTCACCAGGCTGAAATTCTATGGCGCGGGGCAGACGCAGGCGAAAGAGTTTTTCCGTCGCCGTGAGTTGCGCCACATAGAGGATTTCCGCCAACTGCGGACGGTATTCGGCGCCCGGCGCCGGGCTCAGGGCGGGATGGGCCTGCTCGGCGAACAGGCGGTTGAGCAGCGGCACCGGCTCGATGCGGCTCAGGCACTCGCGGCTGCACCGCCCACAGCCGACGCAGGCGGTGCGCTGGTATTGATCCCAGAGATATTTGTATTTGCGAAAAAAACGGTGGCGCTGACGATCGCCCTGATTGCCGCGAAACTCAGGGCCCTCGGCCACCTTGGTGAACTGGTCGAACTGGCAAGAATCCCAGGTGCGCACCCGCTCGCCGCCGGCGAGGTTGAGATCGAGGCGATCCTCGACGTTGAAGCAGTAACAGGTCGGGCAGAGCATGGTGCAGGCTCCGCAGCCCAGACAGCGCCCCCCCACCTCTTCCCACACGGGATGCTCGTAGACTTTCTCCATGAGCGGCGCCAGGGATTCGACGGGAAAATCCAGGCGGGTCGGGCACTGCTTGACCTGCAAGGGCAGGGGCGGTTCACTGGGCCGCGCGCCCACCTGAGGCGCGTAACGGCACAACAGGGCCTCGCCGCGCCGGCTGCCCGTCTGCACCAGATAGGCGCCTCCGTCCAACCGGTGAAAAAACAGATCGAACCCCTCGGCGACGCGATCCGTGCCCATGCTGGTGCAAAAGCAGTGGACATCGGGCACGCAGTCCACGCCGATGAGGATGGTCACTTCGCGCTTGGCGCGGTAGGCGCTGTCGGCTTCGCCGTCGAACAGGCAGTTGTCGAGCACCTGCACGGCATGCAGGTCGCAGGGATGCATGCCGAAGATCACGCGCGGCGTGGCGGCGCGCTCGGGTTCGAGCAGCACGCCGCCGCCCAGGCGGAAGCGAAACAGCTTCTCCCAGTTGGGAAAGAGAAATTTTTTCGGCGAGTGAACTCGGGGGGGAAACTCCAGAATCAGCGCCGCCGCATCATCGAGCCGCGCCAGGGTCTGGCGGTTGGCCTGCTGTTGCACCCCCACAACCTCGAAGGCACTTTGCAGCGCCCGCACGAACAGTTCGATTTCGGCACGGCTCATGCGCCGCCAAGGCGGATCGTCGAGGGGCAGCCGCCCGGCGGGGTCGGTGAGAATCTGGTTCATGCGTGAAAAAACCCCGAGGACAGAGGGCGGAAGGCGGATCGGGCGCTGGAATGAAGCTGGGCAGAGTTTAAGCGAGGCCTGTTTGCGGAGTCAAGGCGAGGGGGGCGGACGGAATAGCGTTACTCGATGTTCCGCGCCGCGTGAAAAACCCGCAGGATGGTCACGGCACGGTCGATGACCGTATAGACCACGACATAGGGCAACCCGGGGAATACCAGTTCGCGGGTTTCCGGCAAACGTCCCGGCTTGCCGCTGGCCGGAAAGGCCGACAATTGGTCGGCGACGCGCCGCAGGATCTTGAGGATCGTCGCGGCCGCCGCCCCGGGGTTGTCCCGGGCAATGAAGACGGCGATCTCCTCCAGATTGCGTTCGGCGCCTTCAGTCCACTGAACCCGCACGCCTGGCCTCCCACTTGGCGACGACTTCGTCGTGGGGCACAACCTTGCCGGCGCGGGCCTCCTCCAATCCCTGTTCGATTTCGGCGATCTGCCATTCGTTCAGGTCGAGGTAGCGATTGATGGCCTCTTCGATGACAAAGGTCCGCGAGCGGCGGGTCGCCTGCGCCAAGCGCTCGATGCGTGCGCGGGTTTCGGCAGGCAGGCGAAAGCTCACCTGATCCCTCCCGGACATCGATTCCTGTCCCATACTGTCTCCCTTCATCCATGAATGTATGACGATGTCTTTCCACGTCAAACACTAGCATGCCCGGCGCGAACCTTCAACCCGGGAGAAAAGAGGAGGAGACGCATGGAGACGGTTACAGGAAACGGCTGACCTGCTCCAGGCGCCGCGCCCAGGTTTCCAGGGCGGCGGCATCGCCCTTGCGGGCGTAGAGGGAGAACAGGGCGCGGCACACATCGGCGTTGACCGGATCGCGAGCGGCGCATTCCAGCCAATGGCGCTCGGCGCCTTCGAGATTGCCCTGCTCGAAGAAGAGCAGCCCCAGGTTGTAACGGGCGGCGTTGTTGTCGGGGGCGAGATCGAGAACCTTCTGGTAGTGCGCCGACTGCTCGGTGAGATCCCGTGCGTTGTACGCCATCCAGTAGTGCCAGTCGGCGTTGAGCACCGGTCGATAGAGATAGAGACTGCCCGCCACCAGAGCCGCCGTCAGCAGAGCCGCCGGCGCCAGACGCACACCCAGGGATCGACCCGCCCCGCGCTTCTGCCACTCGGCGGCGGCCAACCCGAACATCAAACCCGCCAGATGCACGACGTTGCCGATGGCCACCAGGCCAAGGAGGGTGATGAGGGGGCCGATGAGCAGCCAGGAATAAAACAGCACGCGCGTCGGCCCGTCGCACACCCGCCGCGCCGCCTTGTGCGCCGGACGCAGGCGATCGAGATAAGCGAACATGAAATAGACCAGCCCCGAGAGACCGATGCCGCCCGCCTCCCAGGTCAAATTGCCCGCCAGACCCGTCACCCAGGCCGCCAGCAGCACCAGCACCAGGTAGCGCCGCGAACCGATCAGCGCTTCAAGCACCGGCGAGAAGCGCAAGACCCAATAAATGTTGAACAGGTAGTGAAAGATGTTGTTGTGCAGCAGGCTGTTGATGCCCAGCCGCCACAGCTCGCCCTGCCAGAACAGCGGGCCGTCGCCCCAGCCGAAGGCGGTGAGCACGCCGATGGTGCTGTTGCGGGGCGCAAGAATCAGAGTGAGGCTTAGAACCGAGGAGGCGATGAACAACAGCGAGGAAACCGGCGCCTCCACCTGAAAGGTGAACGTCGGTTCGGAATGGGAGGAGCCCCGTGAAGAGGCGGAAGAGGCGGAACAACCAGAGCCGTCGTCCATATCGGACCCCTCCGAGTCAAGAGGAACCGCGCAAAATGCAGACCGTACGCTGAGTATACCCGACAGCCGACAACCGACAACCGCCCCTAAACCAGCCGCAACACCTCCCGCGCGATTTTTTCCAGGGGCAGCACCATATCCACCCCGCCGTGCTTGATGGCTTCGTTGGGCATGCCGAACACCACGCAGCTCTCCTCGTCCTGGGCGATGGTACGGGCACCGGCATCCTTCATCTCGCGCATGCCGCGCGCGCCGTCGTCGCCCATGCCGGTCAGGATCACCCCCACGGCGTTGGCGCCGGCGTAGCGCGCGGTGGAGCGAAACAGCACATCCACCGAGGGGCGATGGCGCGACACCAGGGGGCCGTCCTTGATTTCCACGTAGTAGCGCGCGCCGCTGCGCTTGAGCAGGCAATGACGGTTGCCCGGCGCGATGAGCACCCGACCGCGCAGCACCGTGTCGCCGTCCTCGGCTTCCTTGACCGTGACCCGGCAGAGGCTGTCGAGGCGCTGGGCGAAGGTCGCGGTGAAATGCTCGGGCATGTGCTGCACCACGACGATGCCGGGCACATCCAGGGGCAGGGCTTCGAGAAACACCCGCAGCGCCTCGGTGCCGCCCGTCGAGGCGCCGACCACCACCACCTTCTCGGTGGTTTCGATCATCGCCTTGGAGCTGCCGCGGGCGATGACCGCATCGGCGGTCAGCTTGGGCGCGGCCTCCAGGCTGCGCGGCGAAAGTTTGACCAGCCGCGCCTGCGCCGCCGCCTTGACCGCGTCGCAGATGCGCACCCGCGCCTCGGCGAGAAACTCCCGCGTGCCCAGGCGCGGCTTGGTGATGATGTCCACGGCGCCGTATTCCAGAGCCTTGAGGGCGGTCTCCGAGCCGCGCTCGGTGAGGCTGGAGCACATCACCACGGGAATGGGATGCTGGCTCATGATCTTTTGCAGGAAGGTGAGCCCGTCCATGCGCGGCATCTCGACGTCGAGGGTGATGACGTCGGGGATCTGGGTCTTGAGGCGCTCGGCGGCGACAAAGGGGTCGGAAGCCGTGGCGATCACCTCGATCCGCGGATCGGACGAGAGAAGATCCGCCAGGGTCTGGCGCACCACCGCCGAATCATCGACGATCATGACCTTGATCTTGTCGCCCTTCGTCCCATTCATCCCCATCAGTCTCCTCACGGATCAATCAGCACTCAGTCGAGCACCCTGCATTCACGCAGTTTCTCCAACAGCACCTGCTTGTCGATGGGCTTGACCAGATAATCGGTGCAACCGCCGCGATAAAAGGCCTCGATGACATCGCGGGGCTGATCGAGGGCGGTGGTCATGAGCACCCGCGCCTCGTCGCGCGGCGCCACGCCGAGTTCGCCCTCGCGGCGCCGCAGGATCTTGAGGGCCTGCTGCCCGTCCATCTCGGGCATCATGATGTCGAGGCAGATCAGGCGATAGGGCCGCCCCTCGGCATGGGCGGCCTCGAAGGCCTCCACCGCCTCGGCGCCGTTGACGACGACATCGCAATCCCCCAGGGGCGCCAGCAGTTTCTGCATCAGGCGGCGGCTGGTGAAATCGTCTTCCGCGATCAGTATGCGCATTGGATTCTTCTCCCGCATAAGGGCTGGTTCTAAGCTTCAGCCGGCGGATTGTCCGCCCTGGCGTAGCGTTCCACCAGGGCGAGCAGTTCCTGAACCTGAAACGGTTTGGCCAGGCAGTGATCGACGCCGGCGTCGAGAAAACGCCGCGATCCATCCTCGCACTGATGCACCGTCAGGGCAAGAATGGGAATGCGCGGGTCACAAGGAACTTTACCACCGGATCTCAGGGTTTGGGCCAGGTCGACCACATCCCGGGTGGGCAGGTGCATGTCCAGCAGGATGAGATCAAACAAGCGGCCGGCCAGCAGTTCCAGGGCCTGGCGGCCATGCGCCGCCTTGCTGACCTCGTGGCCGCGCTTTTCCAGCAAAGTCGACACCAGTTCCTCGTTGGCCGGGCCTTCGGCGACCAGCAGGATCCGCAGGCGCACGGGCGCCGTGCCCGTGGTCAGCCAGGCCTTGGTCCGCCGGGGAAAGCCGAAGATCCGTCCGCACAACACCTTGCTCACGGCATCCTGCAGATCCACCAGGCGCAGCGGCTTTTCCACGCAAAAAGCTCCGGACGGGCTGGTGGGATCAGGCGGCGGACAGGGCTCGTCGTTGAGATACAGCACGGGCACTTTGGCCAGGGCGGTTTCGGCGGCCAGGGCGCGCGCGGTGGACAGTCCCCTGGCCCCGGCGCTGTTCAGATCGATGAGGATGAGATCGAACCGCCGTCCCGCCTCCAGGGCCTGGCGGGTACACGCCAGGGCCTCGGAGCCGCTTCGCGCCTCCAGGCACTCGCCGCCCCAGAGCAGGATCATCTCGGTGAGAAGGTCGCGGCTCTCGGCGCAATCGGCCACCACCAGGACCTGCCGCCCCCGCAAATCGGGAAGCGGGGACGCGCCCCTTGTGTCCTGAACAATTCGGTCCGTAGCCTGCGCCATAAGCCCCTCATTGCCTCCGGTAGACCGTCGGCGCCACCTGCGCCAGGGGCACGTCGAAACCGTGCAGCGATTCGGAATGACCGAGAAACAGATAGCCGCCGGGGTCGAGATGGCGGCAGAACTTGCGCATCAGGCGCTCCTGGGTCGGCTTGTCGAAATAGATGATGACGTTGCGGCAGAAGATCACCTGAAAGCGCTCCTGAAAGCCGAAATCCTCGTCCATGAAATTGATCCGCCCGAAGCGCAGCAGGGCGCGCAGGCTGGAGTCCATGCGCACCAGCCCGGCCTTGGGGTCGCGGCTGCGCAGCAGGTATTTCTTGCGCAGCGCAGGCGGAATGGGGGCGATGCGCTCCTCGCTGTACACCGCGCGGCGCGCGTGGTCGAGCACCCGGGTGGAGATGTCGCTGGCGAAGATTTCGCCCTCGAGGGTCGGATCAGGTTGCGCCTCCTGAAATTCACGCAGCACCATGGCCAGGGTGTAGGGCTCCTCGCCCGTCGAGCAGCCCGCGCTCCAGATTCTGCATTTGCGCTTGTGGCCCGCGCCGCGCCCGTTGCACATCTCGGGCAGCACCACCTGGGAAAGAAACTCGAAATGACTGGGTTCCCGAAAAAAATCGGTCTTGTTCGTGGTGACCACGTCGATCATGTGCACCAGTTCCTGCTCCTGCCCCGCCGCGCTGAAGAGAAAATCGCAGTAGTCGCGGTGACTGGCCAGGCCCAGGGCGCGCAGGCGCTTCTGCAGGCGGCCTTCGAGCATGGTGCGCTTGACGTCGGACATCTTGATGCCGACGTGCTCGTAGATGAAGCCGCAGAGTCTTTTAAAGTCGTGATCGGTCAGAGCCATGGGCCACACACTTAATACGCGAATGGGACACGGATAAAGTCGGATCAAAGCGGATAAAACCTCGAACCTCAGGGTACGCGGATGAACGCGGATTTTTCAGGATGAACGCAGATCAAGCCTTTTTGGGTTCAATCGGCCCTGATCCCGCCGTTTCCGCGTTCATCTGCGTCCCATGATCTGTCTCAATACCGCTCGAACTCGTCGTCGAGCTTGTCCTGCTTGGCGCCCATATCGAGGGCCACGCCGCTTTTGCCCCATCCATCTTTTTTCGCCGCGGCCTTCTTCGGCGCCGGCGCCGCATGGGCGATGGCCTTGGGGGCTTTGGGTTGCGGCTTGCCGGCGCGCACCACGGCATGCCCTGCGCCGTCGACCTTGAAGTAGGCGATGGCCTGCTGCAACTGCTCGGCCTGGCTGGAGAGCTCTTCCGAGGTGCTGGCCATTTCCTCGGAGGCCGAGGCGTTCTGTTGGATCACCTGATCGAGCTGCTGGATGGCCTTGTTGACCTGCTCGGCGCCGGCATCCTGCTCGCGGCTCGCCGCCGCGATCTCCTGCACCAGTTCGGCGGTGCGCTGGATGTCGGGCACCATCTGTTGAAGCATCTTGCCCGCCGCTTCGGCGATCTCGACGCTCGTGCCCGAGAGCTCGCTGATTTCGGCGGCCGCCGTCTGGCTGCGCTCGGCGAGCTTTCTCACCTCGGCCGCCACCACCGCGAAGCCCTTGCCGTGCTCGCCGGCGCGCGCCGCCTCGATGGCCGCGTTCAAGGCCAGCAGATTGGTCTGGCGGGCGATCTCC
This sequence is a window from Geoalkalibacter sp.. Protein-coding genes within it:
- a CDS encoding 4Fe-4S dicluster domain-containing protein, whose amino-acid sequence is MNQILTDPAGRLPLDDPPWRRMSRAEIELFVRALQSAFEVVGVQQQANRQTLARLDDAAALILEFPPRVHSPKKFLFPNWEKLFRFRLGGGVLLEPERAATPRVIFGMHPCDLHAVQVLDNCLFDGEADSAYRAKREVTILIGVDCVPDVHCFCTSMGTDRVAEGFDLFFHRLDGGAYLVQTGSRRGEALLCRYAPQVGARPSEPPLPLQVKQCPTRLDFPVESLAPLMEKVYEHPVWEEVGGRCLGCGACTMLCPTCYCFNVEDRLDLNLAGGERVRTWDSCQFDQFTKVAEGPEFRGNQGDRQRHRFFRKYKYLWDQYQRTACVGCGRCSRECLSRIEPVPLLNRLFAEQAHPALSPAPGAEYRPQLAEILYVAQLTATEKLFRLRLPRAIEFQPGEFLEISVFGLGEAPFTIASAPVVGAEVDVVVRAAGTLTQAMHRLKPGDTVGVRGPFGNGYPLESFVGRDVLLVAGGMGLITLRSLLLGILAQRERFGRVLLLYGARSVGHYLFADELLAWHRGGEIDCRFAAVNGDNPWVVTRGDITHLFKDLDVVPERTTVAVSGPARMYRSLNPLLFRLGIAEDHLFLNLERHMKCGLGKCGKCRINDICVCESGPIFPYARVKHLKEAIER
- a CDS encoding type II toxin-antitoxin system RelE/ParE family toxin: MRVQWTEGAERNLEEIAVFIARDNPGAAAATILKILRRVADQLSAFPASGKPGRLPETRELVFPGLPYVVVYTVIDRAVTILRVFHAARNIE
- the relB gene encoding type II toxin-antitoxin system RelB family antitoxin, which produces MGQESMSGRDQVSFRLPAETRARIERLAQATRRSRTFVIEEAINRYLDLNEWQIAEIEQGLEEARAGKVVPHDEVVAKWEARRAGSVD
- a CDS encoding rhomboid family intramembrane serine protease, coding for MDDGSGCSASSASSRGSSHSEPTFTFQVEAPVSSLLFIASSVLSLTLILAPRNSTIGVLTAFGWGDGPLFWQGELWRLGINSLLHNNIFHYLFNIYWVLRFSPVLEALIGSRRYLVLVLLAAWVTGLAGNLTWEAGGIGLSGLVYFMFAYLDRLRPAHKAARRVCDGPTRVLFYSWLLIGPLITLLGLVAIGNVVHLAGLMFGLAAAEWQKRGAGRSLGVRLAPAALLTAALVAGSLYLYRPVLNADWHYWMAYNARDLTEQSAHYQKVLDLAPDNNAARYNLGLLFFEQGNLEGAERHWLECAARDPVNADVCRALFSLYARKGDAAALETWARRLEQVSRFL
- a CDS encoding protein-glutamate methylesterase/protein-glutamine glutaminase, encoding MNGTKGDKIKVMIVDDSAVVRQTLADLLSSDPRIEVIATASDPFVAAERLKTQIPDVITLDVEMPRMDGLTFLQKIMSQHPIPVVMCSSLTERGSETALKALEYGAVDIITKPRLGTREFLAEARVRICDAVKAAAQARLVKLSPRSLEAAPKLTADAVIARGSSKAMIETTEKVVVVGASTGGTEALRVFLEALPLDVPGIVVVQHMPEHFTATFAQRLDSLCRVTVKEAEDGDTVLRGRVLIAPGNRHCLLKRSGARYYVEIKDGPLVSRHRPSVDVLFRSTARYAGANAVGVILTGMGDDGARGMREMKDAGARTIAQDEESCVVFGMPNEAIKHGGVDMVLPLEKIAREVLRLV
- a CDS encoding response regulator gives rise to the protein MRILIAEDDFTSRRLMQKLLAPLGDCDVVVNGAEAVEAFEAAHAEGRPYRLICLDIMMPEMDGQQALKILRRREGELGVAPRDEARVLMTTALDQPRDVIEAFYRGGCTDYLVKPIDKQVLLEKLRECRVLD
- a CDS encoding response regulator, translated to MAQATDRIVQDTRGASPLPDLRGRQVLVVADCAESRDLLTEMILLWGGECLEARSGSEALACTRQALEAGRRFDLILIDLNSAGARGLSTARALAAETALAKVPVLYLNDEPCPPPDPTSPSGAFCVEKPLRLVDLQDAVSKVLCGRIFGFPRRTKAWLTTGTAPVRLRILLVAEGPANEELVSTLLEKRGHEVSKAAHGRQALELLAGRLFDLILLDMHLPTRDVVDLAQTLRSGGKVPCDPRIPILALTVHQCEDGSRRFLDAGVDHCLAKPFQVQELLALVERYARADNPPAEA
- a CDS encoding CheR family methyltransferase, which encodes MALTDHDFKRLCGFIYEHVGIKMSDVKRTMLEGRLQKRLRALGLASHRDYCDFLFSAAGQEQELVHMIDVVTTNKTDFFREPSHFEFLSQVVLPEMCNGRGAGHKRKCRIWSAGCSTGEEPYTLAMVLREFQEAQPDPTLEGEIFASDISTRVLDHARRAVYSEERIAPIPPALRKKYLLRSRDPKAGLVRMDSSLRALLRFGRINFMDEDFGFQERFQVIFCRNVIIYFDKPTQERLMRKFCRHLDPGGYLFLGHSESLHGFDVPLAQVAPTVYRRQ